The genomic stretch GTCTCGGTTGCGCTCATTGCGGTGCCTGTTTTGGTCTTCTGCGCGTTCATCGCGCCGCACCTTCTCCATCGATTCTCCTCGTACAACGCGGGATATGCGATTCCTGCCGTAGCGATTGTGTTTATGATCTATGTGAGTACATTCTAGCGATTCTTGCAGGTAGTAATCAATAATCAGTGAGGATTTTGGGCACTTGTCTAAATATATAATAATGGCATGTTGGTTTCCTTTTGTACACCGTAGGTGCTTCTGTTGCTGTTGACCACCTCAGCTCGGGATCCTGGTATTGTCCCTCGAGCATCACATCCACCAGAGGAAGATTTTACGTATGGCAACCCGTTAGCCGGGGAAACACCGGGCAGGCTGCAGTTCCCCCGTATAAAGGAAGTGATGGTTAATGGGATGCTTGTGAAAGTGAAGTATTGTGATACCTGCATGATTTACCGGCCTCCTCGGTGTTCGCACTGTTCAATATGCAACAATTGCGTGGAGCGCTTTGATCATCATTGCCCCTGGGTTGGACAATGCATTGGTCAGGTACGCTATCTTTTCTACATGCTGAAAGCTGTTGCATGATGACTTTCATGGACTCTGTACTTTAAGAAACCTAATAAGATCTTGAACTAATTACTTCTAGATGGAAATTTTCCTTAAGCCGGAGGGAGTGAGAAATAACTTTATACAAACAGTGTTAGATAGCGTACTGGGGTTGGGCCGTTTACAAGCCCATTTGATCTACCACAACTATTGCAAGACATAACAATAAGATGATCACAGCATAGTATTTAACTTAGGCAACACAGCATGATATGATTAGCATGATTTTTTGTTTCTAGATATTCAACAACACTACTAGTTATCTTCTGGTTAATTGAGGTAGTAGGTACACCTCAAgacaaagaaaattcaaaaaatatggtTCTACCTATGCTGAAGTGATTGCCCTCCCTAGAACTTTCTTGCCCTATCAGTTGTGCAGAATTGCTTCTCTAATGTGGTTTTGCTGGATTGTCCTGATATTTTTCTTACCTATTCTTCAGTTAATTAAGCATGAACCCATTCTTCATTACAATATTCTAACCACTTATGGGACAAATTTCTGTTCGAACTTTTATAGTGATCAGTATAAGCCCATCGTTTATACTTTTGGTGGAAATTGGCCTTATTTCATCCTGACTAGTTTCAGATATGTGCATAACTGTTAGTACTTTTTTTCTCGAGGACTCACAGGAGGATGATCATTTTTCTATGAGAGGAACAAATGTACTAGGTTAAAAATTACAATTTACATTTATAAATATCAGCTAATCTGGGAGTAGCTAAGGCAACtgaaaaaattcacaaaaatagaACATAAGATTACTTTGCTACAACCATGGAGGATTAGTGATGATAGCCCCTAAGTGATTTGTGTACTCCATCTTCCACTGTCCACATTATATTTTAGAAACCACACATTGTATTTGTGCTGTAGGAAAATTTGTATGCACATGCAAGGAACCATTCCTTTGCTAGTTGGAAAATGTATGTGAAACTAAGATACTCAGAACCTTATTCTTGTTGTAAGTGTTTTAAAGAACAATTTCTTTCAGTCTGAAGGTTATTTTGATTCAGTTTGCTTACTATTAACACCTTCGTCtcctgatcatttattgtttcacCTTTACATTGTGCAGCGCAATTACAGATACTTTTTCCTATTCGTTTCTTCATCGACTCTTCTTTGCATTTATGTCTTTGCCATGTCGGCATTACACATAAAGTTTCTCATGGACGAAGACTACCCTACAGTATGGAAGGCTTTGAAACACTCTCCAGCTTGCTTGGTGCTTATGATATATTGCTTCATTGCTCTCTGGTTTGTTGGCGGACTCACTGGATTTCATTCGTATCTCATTAGCACAAACCAGGTTGGTTTGCCGGCACGAAACTACTCTTTGGCAGTATTTTTTTCAGCCATGAATGCAAGATTTtgttgcttgtttactactccttTATTATTAATTTTCATTTATATATTGTTTTCAACCATGAGGACATAGAATTTTACCTTAAAGTTAAAGGGTTTAGCATATTCATATCAAATATAACTGATAGGCTTGTGATGTCTTATGCAACCTCTAATGTTAAAGTGAGATGCTTAAGGTTCTATACTTAGCATGTTCGAGGCCACGGTGTTGCCTATTGCTTCTATGGAAAATGGAAATATCATTTGTTTTATGAGTTTATCTAACAAATCCTATGAATATTTGGTTTGACTGTATTGACGTATTTAGTATTATGCTGAAAAGTGCAAAATAGCTACCAATTCATCTTCCTATTTGTTTGTTAGTTAATGTTGTGAAATTGGTAGCTATGCACAAACTGATTAGGTCACAACTCGCAATGCTAATGAAATATCAGGAATGATTTTTTGAAATACTGGAATATAGTTGTTACCATCATGTGTATCTACTAATACCTCAATTCCGTAAAATAAGGCGCATAAGTTTTTCCATAAGTCAAACCATGTAAACTTTGACCAAGTTTTAGAAAAAACTATCAACATCTACCATGCAAAATCTATGTCATCCATTTTCATATTATATCTATATAATATCATAGTTCTCAATAGGTTTTTCTATAAACATGGTCAAACTGTACATCGTTTGACTTAAGAAATAATTGATAAGCCTTGTTTTATGGAACAGAGGTAGTATCTAGTGAAAATGGTCAATTTATCATCAGGGCACACTTAAGTTTATCACCAGGCCTGGATAATAGTTGTATGGTTGAAAGGAACGAAACTGCAGTTCTGTGTCCTCAGATAGAATGACTTGATGCTGTAAGCTCAAGGCCCCCTTTGCA from Lolium rigidum isolate FL_2022 chromosome 4, APGP_CSIRO_Lrig_0.1, whole genome shotgun sequence encodes the following:
- the LOC124707478 gene encoding protein S-acyltransferase 8-like, with product MGQPQQRVYQAWKGNNKFILGGRLIFGPDAKSLLVSVALIAVPVLVFCAFIAPHLLHRFSSYNAGYAIPAVAIVFMIYVLLLLLTTSARDPGIVPRASHPPEEDFTYGNPLAGETPGRLQFPRIKEVMVNGMLVKVKYCDTCMIYRPPRCSHCSICNNCVERFDHHCPWVGQCIGQRNYRYFFLFVSSSTLLCIYVFAMSALHIKFLMDEDYPTVWKALKHSPACLVLMIYCFIALWFVGGLTGFHSYLISTNQTTYENFRYRADSRPNVYDQGCLNNFLEVLCSKGKPSKHRFRAYVQEEVRAPVVNFGRQMEEEPAGGPRAKVEDDLEIGSDLLKISQRRNYEDVDVEMGSQDYSESEGTGNAKLGMGSGSRIPAVGSEVRVRHSSWDQRSGNWDMSSDVIGRSASDVLGRSSSLTQVASPSRRENH